The genome window ATGAAACGTAACGTAAAAATCTTAGCTCCACCACTGTTATACATGTATTATATATTGAAAGATAAATACAACTCGAGTTAGTTGGCTCCCGCCTCTTGGTCAGATCGGAGCTTCCGCGGTAGCTACAGTATGTGTCAAACACCACGGTGATTAATATGCTAGTGGTGTCGTATGTGTTACAGCACTGAAACGCTACATGACCAAGGATCGATTTGTGGCTCGCTAGCTCCGTCGTGGCTTGCTACAATAGACCTGTTAGTGTTATGCTGTAGCTGTAGTGGTCCCCGAAGATCTTAAGGTTCATTTTCCCAGCTGACAACTGTAAGACAAAGGTGAATCCATGCGTTCTTTTCCTGTCAATGACAGGCTCATATCGCACATGGGAGATGAATGGTGAATTCTTGACACAGATACCTATCGCATGTTGATTACTGcaccccctttttttttcttgtattcTACAGTTTATAGAAAGATCATGTGGTTGTACAGGTCAATTTTTGGTCGAAGATGGCCAGCAACAACGATGTATGAAAATAGATTAATTGGGCCCGTTTGAGCCCAGATGAGTCGCaactaacaaaagaaaaaaaaaggcccaTTTCACAACCAGACTAACGCTTGCGAACTAGTACTTTGCTCAAAAGGCCCGATCGGAACGATTACCTGTATGGGCTTGGTCCTATCTGTCTTGGTACTAAAGATTCAGGAAATTTGGTATCATACTAGTTATAATTCTTGATACCTTCAGGATGGTAAAAAAGCCGCGCTCCATGTGAGCGACTGACCTTCCGAGTCTCAGGTTAGTCCGTGACTCCGTGGACACAAATCAAACGAGTGCACCAGAAAAGATAAACAATGCGGCGGCACGCTGCACGCCAGTGTAACCCGGTCCATGGTTGGAAATATTGTCTCCATTCAGAATAGTAGGTgtgttttttgaaaaaaatcaaacttggtatattttgactaatattctttatctagtgtataaaaattatacaattaaatttataatttaaaataatttcacactatattgattttatagctataaatgatatattttgtgagaaaattttagttaaaattcAATTTCGAAAATCGAGCTAAAAAAATACGTCTATTATTTTTTAGTGGAGAGTACTACAGCTACAGCATAACACTAACAGGTCTATTTCTGGTGTGGAAATAAACTATGCGTATAGACATTGTTCTGACTGAATCTTACCTGACGTAAACGGGACACGGGTCATGAGGGAAATGGGATTACGAGAAGGGCGTGCTGTGGCCTGTGAGAGAAGTGAGAATGAGACATGGCTTTTTAAAAGTTGAGGAAAAGGGAAAGCTCCAGTGGCAAGGTCCAAAGGTTACCATGGGCGACAAGAAAGGTAGCGGCAGTATGTAAGACGCAAATCTGACGTATTTTCCTTTTTGAACTCTTCACTTCTGCATGCttgacaaaagaaaatattgaaatataaagTTGCAGGCAGTTGCAGTCAGAATCGAGAAACACGAGCTCGTGCAGTGCGACGGTGAGttttcagaattcagaaacaCAAGTAAGGCGAGAAGTTTCAGATCTATTGTCCGTGATATAATAGCGAACATGTCAAACATAAGATCACTAGACATGGAATATTGCAGTCAAATAATAACTGCTTTTATCAATGACTTTTCCATGTTAGCATAGTGTTCAGTTGCAGAATAAAACTGGTCGgccttcgtatgagagagtggATCAGAACTGGGAAAGCCATTAGGTACGTAAGCTCTTTTTTCGCTCTTTACTGTAACATATCTTGTCCAAATAATCACATTTTTGTTACATCAGGGATAACCTGTGTCGTCAATCATTGGAAAGAATTACATTTACCCTCTTTTACAATGATAACACTTAGCCAACTTACATTCTTGATTCGTTGTATCACAGGTCCCAGGAGGCTGCTCAGGTGTTAAGGCACAGCCTCCTGAGAAAATGGAGAATAAGCTACATGCTATAGTTTATGTCAATCAGAATTTTGTTCAGAGGTGTTGGTTTTCGAGTCAGATTGGTAGTAGACTACGTCTCCGGTATCGCCAACATAGTGGTCTCGCTTTAAGCTTTCCACCAGTACCCCAAATAGGTGGAATGGGAGAAGGCCAGACTTCTTCGGTTCTTTGTAGTACTTGCCAAGTACCGGTTTTGCTGCCTCCGTCTGCAGGTTAGACCCAAAACGGCATGACTTAGTATTGTTGCTGTAGCCAAATACATTTAGAAAAAGGCAAGAATAGGGGGCAGACGCTTACCGCCTCAATGAGATGGTAATGAGGGATTTGTGGGAAAAGGTGATGAATGACATGAGTTCCAATGTCATGATGGATGTTGTTGATCAATCCATAGTCCCGATCGAGCGTCGTCAATCCTCCACGCAGATAACTCCATTCCTAATAGTAGCAAAAGACAATGTCATATCAATAAGCAATCTATCTTCAAAAAGATCAAGATAAAGTAACCATAAAGGAACAGCATTTGACAGCCTGAAAACGAAGTGAAAAGTATTTCATAGGCTGAGCTAGCATTATCCTCTGGTAGGCGACAAAAGAGGAAGTTACATCTATTCCCGTAAAAAAGACAAAAAGGGATTCTACTTCTTTGTTCTGTACTTCTATAGCATCCTCTAATTAGATTTACTCCAGAAGGAGACGAAAAAGGCTAGACCTTTGATTTGTAACATCCACCAATAGGGTTTATTTGATTTGAGGTTTCACGGGTACATTGGGCATTTGTGCATAAAGTGATTCTAAATCTTGAATAATTACCAAACATGTATACACCAGCAATAACACATAGGCTATGGAAGCTGCAGTCAAGTGGTGTTATGGACAACAACAACTGGTTTTATCCGACATTAGTCAAAGGGAGAGCAAGTCGTTGCACATCTAATATGTGTGGCAGGGTGTGTCCTAACTATCTTCCATTTTTGGGAAAGGATGTATTATGATTCTGCAATTCGCCAACATTTGCTAGTTGTATCATCACTTACATGCAAGGTCCTATACCGAATAACTAAGCCTTATGTTCTGCAATTTATAACGCCTTGACTTAATTGAGGCAACACATTAACAGCTCCTCACCAACCAAAAACGGACAGTGCACTGGTATTTGAAGATTACAGCTACCCTGGAACATTGACATTTGACAACTTGCAACTTCGCTTTCTTAATAATGATACTCACCTTTCCACGGTACCAGGGAAGCTTGTCTTCGTGGCCATGATGGTGCAAGTATGTGACCATATCCAGCCACATAACAAATACCTGCACAAGGGTTCACCAGAGGCAACCACATGAATTCTCCAGTACCACACACCGCACCAATCCAAATTAACATTTTGCAGGAAGTGAACCTGTAATAGAAGACACGTCACTCTTACCAAGTATGGGACAGCATAGAGCTTTAGCATCTGAAGAGGCCCCATCACAAAGGTCAGACCGGCCAGAACACCAACCATGGCCAGCCAGGATGCCGTTGATGTTATTATGTCCTTCTTTTCATTAGGTTGGAATAAACTGCTGTTCGGGTTGAAGTGTGATCCTGATTTCCCTGGACTCCTTGCGAACTGTGCACAAAAATGAACCCACGGGCTAGGAATTTAGCACCACTACCACATTACACAACAGAAAATTCGTATGTCTTGGAAATATTAGCTTTTAGCCTCACCAAGTATAGCGGGAATGCGAGCAAGGGGAACGGCATGGTGAACCGCAACTTCCGGGTCATAAAGTCCAGGCTGTTGTACAGCCTCTGTGGTAGCTGCAAGttatcacaatccaacaaaccATCAAGGCCCATTCATCAACATGAACCATCTGATTAATTCCCCATGGACACACACACAAAGACAAAGCAACAAGATAGCTACCGGGTGCCAGGACTCGTCCTTCTCGACATGGCCGTGGTTCTGATGGTGCGTCCTGTGGCTAATCCTCCTGCAATTCCATTCAAAGACATCGCATTTTCCTTAGCATCAACGGCAATTTTCAACAAAAACCAAGAAGCATGAGAAAACATATGTAATCATACCATCCGTGGTATGGGACGAGAATGGAGGAGTGGAGTATGTGGCCAACGACGCTGTTCAGCTTGGGGTTGTTTGAGAAGCTCCCGTGTCCACTGCAAATACCAGACGGCCGTGCAGGACAGAGTCAAAGAAGTCAGCTTTGAAGCTAAAACCCGCATAGAAATCCAACAATTGGCATTGTGTGGTGCTGGTGTAGCCGTACCAGTCATGCCCGAGGACGAAGAGCGCCCAGAACATGGTGCCCTGCGCGGCCCAGTAAAGCGGCCAGACGAGCCAGCTGTCGatgcgcgcggcggcggcggcgaggcccaGCACGACGACCACGTCGCGCAGCACGTAGCTCATGGAGCGCCAGGGGTCCTTGACCCAGCAGTGCTTCGGGATGGCCGCGCGGATCTCCGCCAGCCcgaacggcggcggcgccccggGGTCGAACTCACCCTGGCCCCCCGCTACGGCGCCGCTGGCCGCCATAGAACTGgtagcctcctcctcccccagcGAGCTGCTCTTGTCCTCCTCTACGGTGGAGGTGAGGCGGGTGGGTGCGGAGACGCGGAGTGCCCAGTCCCGGTGGATGGCCGCGACCGCGGGCCGGCGCGGGCCAGCGGCGAGGAGGGGAGGCGACGGCGCCGCAAtggcgccgcggccgccgcgcaggCGGAGCGGCGCGAGGCCGCAGCACTCGGAGAGCACGAGCCGAGCCATTGGCGACGGCGCCGCCGGTAGCAGCAGCGGGGCGCAGGTACGGATGGGCGGATGGCTATTGGCTGGTCCAAAATCCGTcgcagccgccgccaccgccgctcgCACGGGATCTTTTGCGTTCGGGAGGGGTGCGGATGGGTTCGATGCTTGGATGTGCGGTGGCCGGGATTGCGAGGCTAAGCTAAGCCAGGTATTTTATACCGGCGCGCGAGGCCGCCCCGGTAACGGGTCTGCTCGTCAGCTCGTGTGCATCGTGGTGCGCCGCGGTGGGCGATGGAGGACGGGACGGGACGCGGTGTGGTGGACGCGAACCGGGACTAGTGTGACCCGATGGGACGGGTCCAGACACGTGGGGTGGCACGGGTGTGAATCGCTCCGGTCTGGACATGGCCAGGGTGCTTCTTCGCCGCCCTGCTTTTTAATTCGTGTTGACTCCTTCGCTGATGGGCATTAGTTCTTCTAAAAAGCGTGTCGTGTAAAAGCCGTGCGCTCGTGTGGAAATTGGATCATGGCGATATATATCATTCCAGCACTAAGAGAGTTATTGAAGTACGACATGTATGCAAAGCGTGCTTTCTTCGTTACGGTGACGCTTCACAGAGCAGTCGAAGGGAATTGTTGCAAAAGTGGTGGAGTCAAAGTCAAATCCACGTTAAAAAAAAGGTCGTTGGTACCATCTTACCGAGCTGTCTTTCGCAGGAATCAAATTCGTACTGCAGGACCAGAGCGCTCGTGTAACAGCTCAAAATTTAAATCGAATATAAAAATGACTTTAGAAAATATCTAGAAATAGCTCCtagatttttcctatttttcttgTGAATTTTGGATTCTCTACGTATCAAAAATGCATTTAACAAACCTCCTTGAGCATGAGAATAATCAATGTGTAAAAatggcaaataaataaatcaccAAATTGTGGCAAAGAGCTCCAAGAACACCATAATATTTATGATGAGTCTCCCATAAATTTTGAAGCAAGTATGATTTAAGTTCAAATAAAGTTTTTATTATATGAATAAAACAAAATCCCAAACCTTACCTAGGTTGAGCCCACCTTCGCCCATCTCTCTTCCCCCTTCTCTCGACTCAACTTGGTCTTGATGGCCATCTCTCCTTTTTCCCTATGTTGGCATGTTAGCCTTTCCCCACCCCTTCCCTTTCGGCCTTACTTGGCtgctttttttctctcttccccTAGCCCTCCCACCCCCCAACTTAAACCTGATAGGTGGGCCCTCAGTCCCGCACATCAATCACACATGTGCGCCCACGAGCCATTCGCCAGGGCCATCTCCCTCCTCCCGCCATCCCTCTCTCTCATTCATTCCCTCCTCCATCTCGCATAAGCGTGCACAGCAGCGCCATAGCCGGGCCCAGCTCGCAGACCGTCACTAACACGTGGCTAACACATGTCATCATTCGCTCTACGCATAGCTACACTTTTGCCTCCTCTCTCTTGATTGCCTTCGTGCTAAAGGCAACACAGTCGGGCAACCCACGTAGAGGCATCCCCGAGCGCTACCGCCACCTATTCTCGCCAACCATGTGCGATGACATGCCACTGAGCTCCACCTAGACATTCACCGTGCACCGCCACGTCCCCCGACCCTTGTGGACCCCACCCCTCTCCTATGTCCTCTCCTCACGCTGACATGTGGTCACGACCATGCATCAACTATGGTGAGTTCACTACGTTCCCCTCGTCTCCACGCCTATAAAGCTATGAAGACCGCGTCATGGCCCTCCTTTaacctctctcttcctctcacaCCACTCCAAATCTTGGGCCTCTACCTGTCACACCTCAAAAACCCTAACCTAGTCATCAAGCATACATATGTATCATGACATCATGCTTCATGTATTTGGcttttgttttatgtatttaaaaatattttggaaatGTTACATTATTAATCAACATGCGTTTCCACCATGTAATCATGAGTGGGAATTATTTAGAAATAGTTAGGAAGCCTCAAGGCCATTTAGGAAggacaagaaaaagaatagaaagaaaCGGGAAAAAGAAAGGTGACTTTCAGCATATGGGCTTAGCCCGTGGTCTGATCGGCGTCCCCCGCGATCTGACTGCCATAGCTCAGTGGCGCCACACAAGACCCCCTCGACTCTCTCACtcacttcctcctccaccaaaatcgagagagagagagagagagagagagagagagggtgaccACCTGGACCCGATGGCCAAAGATCGAGAAGACTTCCCCGAGCTTCTCTAACACTTCCCTGAGCTCCTACCCGTCATCTTCCTCGTCGAAGACGCTTCCCCACATCTTCTTCCCCCTTAAGGCCAACTAACACCCTGGAGTTCGATCTTCGAATCGAAGCTTCCCCAAAGTCGACCAACCCTCTAGGAAGTTTTCTTACACCAAGGTGAGACTTCTCAACTATTTCCCCATCATTACCGAACTTCCTAGTCTTGTAGAGTATTTTAGTACCATTCTTGGTCAAAGGTATCACTGGCGACCTCACCGAGGTGCCGCCAGCCAGGCCCAGTGGTCTAACCAGCACTAGAGTCGGTTTGACCACCGGGATGAGACTTGGCCAGTTAGACTTCAAATCAGGCTCCATAGTCATGAGTCAGACTATCACTTCGGTCGATCTGATCGCCATGGGTCCAGTCTAACCACCGAGTCTACTCAGTAccattttcttctttgttcGATCCTCACGATTTGACCGTCACCTAGGCTGGTTTGACTGCCAGCCACTCAAAATCATGTGACCTTAGTCGTCTCATGCAAGGTTTAAACCTCTTCTAACCCAATCCCTTAGGTGTTATTCtacaaatgttttcatgatttGGCACATTGCATCTCATTCACAATAATGCATCATGAACATACATCTTTGTTCATTTGTTTGTTCATTCAATGTGTTCTTCCATTGTTTATAGAGTGACACGTCGACGGTTCAAGCAGTTGAGGCCGATATCGAACTGGAGGTGTACGTGATCAAAGCACCAGAGCATCgaggcaaacatctaagcatattttagCTTTAATTTGGATCTTgtggtgtctaatttgataagttatcgcttTATGTATTGTATGTATGTTTAGCAAGTCAATATCGGGTTTTGTGagtagaatctatgttgattGTATTATCTAGGCCCCTatgtaagtggtaagtgtttcagtaATTAATAATAATCCTATCATTGTGACAAGCaagtgtgttttgaagggtatcaaaaaattagttcacaatgatgattagGTATTTTTGGTCCCTAAGTTGAttctatggacgatcaaaggatataAGCATCAAGATTAACGAtcttttagttctaagtgtcacaatgagatgaatgacacttagagtagtatatgtctcTTTTCTCagtcttttgatcgtactataaagaggagctaagatagtagcttgacctagttgactCCAGACTTGGTTAGATACACAATtgtaaaattctagcactatgTAGCTCATAGGAGCCCATGGATGAGATGATgtgaagttagaactcaagaatgGTTGACTTGAATGAGTTCAGAAGAAAAtgcacacaccggatagtccggtgattaggAGGTTATACACATTATAGCATTTTTGGTTATGTGTAGAGAGATGAAGACTTCATCGAATGGTCCAGTGTTGAACCAATATGCACATCAGAGTGTTTTACAGGAGAAGTGCAAATTCTTCAGGAGAATGGAATtgaatacaccggatggtccagtttTCACTGGTATaaagcaccaaagcattttcCAAGAGATTTATTTTTGGCTCAATGAAGTTCTTacttaccggatggtctggtatgTGTGGACAGAGAAGCGATGGAGCATTTCTTAGTAGTGATGGCTAATGACAACTGGCAGTGTGTGGGCTTTGAAAAATGTACACACCGTATGATGCGGTGTGTGTGAGAATGTgtacatcggatcatctggtgttcacaagaAACATGGATGGTTGGGTAATGACTAGATTTAGACCTCTAGCTTATAAATACTCCCTCACTCGGTCTCACTTCCATCTCTTGCAAACCCAAAGGAGCCTATACACTGTGTGTTATCAAGAAGTAAGagagtgcactagagtgatttgtaaagttcttaattgaagattaaagaCATCGTTAGTGCATAGATAGTAGCAAGTGTGTATCTAGCTGCAGTCTAGACCTGATCTTGGTCAAATGAAGTTATTAGCTTGTTATTCTTTGTGGTTGGCAACATCTAGCCAGTCCTTAGTGATTGGATGTGTCTTGTTgagctcttgaagttcttgtgggagtcTCGAGAAGAgcgatgtacttggtttgatgcccgctaaTCCAGAGATAGAGAAGTAAAAatgatgagggagcacttgagtcttggtggctcaaggatgagcaatatccttggtggatgttCCAACAAGGATTAGGagggagtgccaactcttcgatacctcagaAAAAATCAGTGTCTTTttatccatctctttacttttccgcatttactttgagtatttacattcttgcaagctttcaaattctgcatttactttgtgttctatcTTGATTGATTACTTGTTTGATTTTGTAGTTGCATTTCTTTTCATGTAGGCTAAGCTTGCTAATTGTTCTAGAATCGGGTAGAAGTAGTTTTCCATTAGAGCCCAATTCAACCCCTCCCCCTTGAGTCATTCGATTcgttcaattggtatcagagattCATTCTCCTGATAGACTTAAcatcctagagcaatggccctTGGAAATGGCCGTAATGTGCCaaagttcgagggaaagaacttcgcTTATTGAAAAGTTTGCATGCCAAACTATCTTGAGGTTATTTCCTCCGAAGTTTAGCTAGCCACAtctattgggtttgatcaaccttttatcAAACAACAAGTTAGATGAAACGCTAAGGCTAAACATGTTACTTTTTAGGGAATTATTGAAGAGGTTTTGTCTAGAGTAAGAAACAAGGAGTTAGCTCATGACATTTAGACTGGTctatgtgaaattcatgagtgtTCAGACAAAATTCGAGatgaaagatatcatgtgctaattaacaatcttaatcaatttaagattaAGATTGTGTTAGCACATGGTATATCGAGAGATAGACGCATGGtatctctcatcttattaaataatcacctaattaattaactatAATACAATTTAAACGGTTtatcacaccatcaaggcagtcGAGCTAGGCTCATCTTCATTGATGCCAACGGCCTCCACCATGTCGTTGAGCCCTCTGGTGAGCTTCCTCACCCAAGCATCATGACCCTCAACTCCCCACTCTCCACTAACTCTTTACATGTGCCTATTGCCCCAAGCGGGTGTCGTCATCttccccaccaccggccattcCCCATCCCCTCCAATCTGTTGTCCAAGTGAGCTTCGCTGCAATTACTCTCACCCAGAGCATCTACGACACTTGCCTAACCTCTCCCAACCCCCCTGCAGAGCTCATCGGTTGAGGAGGTCCCGTGACATGGGCTCTTCTCCATCGCCGTTGTATGCCATTGACTGCCCTCACTGAGGCCTCTCTGCCTCCACTGCCCCGTTGGTGAGCATCATGGAGCCATGTAGAAGCTACCCCATCCACCATGTGAGCACTTGTGTGGTCGGAGCGGGAACTCTTCAACTCCATCCATCTTCCGACACCTTTGCTCACTGTCGGCACGGCCCCAGTAACCATCAGGTCTCGAGACGCACCAACACGCATGGTGGAAATCCCCTGCATCCACGCAAACGTTCAAATCCCACAAACACATCCGTGCACCCGAATATAATAACTCTTTTGAAGAATATCGATACTATATCGTGTTGTAATATAATTGTGTAGAGATGTGATAATAATATTATCGTACGAACTTGCATACTAATCATATGACAAGTACTGTATTCACTTCTAGGAATTTGGGTATTCCACGCCCTGGGGCTGACAACTCCGTGTGAACTTGCATACTGATCAT of Phragmites australis chromosome 3, lpPhrAust1.1, whole genome shotgun sequence contains these proteins:
- the LOC133912259 gene encoding omega-3 fatty acid desaturase, chloroplastic-like, producing MARLVLSECCGLAPLRLRGGRGAIAAPSPPLLAAGPRRPAVAAIHRDWALRVSAPTRLTSTVEEDKSSSLGEEEATSSMAASGAVAGGQGEFDPGAPPPFGLAEIRAAIPKHCWVKDPWRSMSYVLRDVVVVLGLAAAAARIDSWLVWPLYWAAQGTMFWALFVLGHDCGHGSFSNNPKLNSVVGHILHSSILVPYHGWRISHRTHHQNHGHVEKDESWHPLPQRLYNSLDFMTRKLRFTMPFPLLAFPLYLFARSPGKSGSHFNPNSSLFQPNEKKDIITSTASWLAMVGVLAGLTFVMGPLQMLKLYAVPYLVFVMWLDMVTYLHHHGHEDKLPWYRGKEWSYLRGGLTTLDRDYGLINNIHHDIGTHVIHHLFPQIPHYHLIEATEAAKPVLGKYYKEPKKSGLLPFHLFGVLVESLKRDHYVGDTGDVVYYQSDSKTNTSEQNSD